The proteins below come from a single Malus sylvestris chromosome 3, drMalSylv7.2, whole genome shotgun sequence genomic window:
- the LOC126615541 gene encoding uncharacterized protein LOC126615541 has protein sequence MDLLCNAYCNASDNEEAEAEGIKETFTPPNPKRLKPDNPFAHTKFHHPLPESTQFPTTQAEAPVPGRYISKRERALLATQPTVPEPNPNPNAPVTTLPVFGSISDSDVRRDVMSLLRNKGKKGPSQLGQLPQRTSVALNRHTKAVNAVHWSPTHAHLLASASMDHTICIWNVWSSDQKVARVLNFHSAAVKDVKWSQQGLSVLSCGYDSSSRLVDVEKGLEIQVFKEDQVVSVIKFHPDNSNLFISGGSKGGIRLWDVRSGKVVHEYIRGHDPILDLEFSTNSKQIISSSDVSGRNLSENSIVVWDVSRQVPLSNQVYVEAFTCPCVRSHPFEPFFVAQSNGNYIAIFSLSPPFKLNKYKRYESHGVSGFPIKCVFSLDGEKLVSGSSDGSLYFYDYRSSELVRKIKAYEQACIDVAIHPVMPNVIASCSWNGEVSVFE, from the exons ATGGATCTGCTCTGCAACGCATACTGTAATGCCTCCGACAACgaagaagcagaagcagaaggaATTAAAGAAACCTTCACACCCCCCAACCCGAAGCGACTCAAACCCGATAACCCGTTTGCACATACCAAATTTCACCATCCTCTACCGGAGTCAACCCAGTTTCCGACCACCCAAGCAGAAGCTCCGGTTCCTGGTCGATACATATCCAAGAGGGAGAGGGCGTTATTGGCTACCCAACCAACTGTCCCCGAACCGAACCCGAACCCGAACGCTCCTGTCACGACCTTGCCTG TTTTTGGGAGTATTTCGGATTCAGACGTTCGTCGAGATGTTATGTCGTTGTTGAGAAACAAAGGGAAAAAGGGTCCATCGCAGCTTGGCCAATTGCCCCAAAGAACGTCTGTAGCTCTAAATAGGCATACCAAAGCTGTCAATGCTGTGCATTGGTCACCAACTCATG CTCATCTTCTTGCCTCTGCTTCAATGGATCACACAATCTGCATATGGAATGTGTGGAGCAGTGATCAGAAGGTAGCCCGTGTGTTGAATTTTCACAGTGCTGCAGTCAAAGATGTGAAATGGTCACAGCAAGGATTGTCTGTTCTTTCTTGTGGATATGACTCCTCATCAAGGCTAGTAGATGTTGAAAAGGGGTTAGAGATTCAGGTTTTTAAGGAGGATCAAGTTGTCAGTGTTATTAAGTTCCATCCTGACAATTCCAACCTCTTCATATCGGGGGGCTCAAAAGGCGGAATCAGGTTGTGGGATGTTAGAAGTGGCAAGGTGGTCCATGAATATATTCGTGGTCATGATCCCATCCTTGATTTAGAATTCAGCACCAATAGCAAGCAGATTATATCCTCTAGTGATGTATCCGGACGCAACCTCAGTGAAAATTCTATTGTTGTTTGGGATGTTTCACGACAAGTTCCACTATCTAATCAG GTTTATGTGGAAGCCTTTACCTGTCCCTGTGTGAGATCCCACCCATTTGAACCATTTTTTGTTGCCCAGTCAAATGGTAATTATATTGCAATCTTCTCTTTAAGTCCCCCCTTCAAGCTGAACAAGTACAAGAGGTACGAAAGCCATGGAGTATCTGGGTTCCCCATTAAGTGTGTATTTAGCTTGGATGGGGAAAAGCTAGTCTCGGGTTCCTCCGATGGTTCTTTATACTTTTATGACTACAGGTCTTCTGAGCTTGTTAGAAAAATCAAGGCGTATGAGCAGGCCTGCATAGACGTTGCTATCCACCCCGTCATGCCGAATGTGATTGCTTCGTGCAGTTGGAACGGAGAGGTTTCAGTGTTCGAGTGA